The following nucleotide sequence is from Candidatus Eisenbacteria bacterium.
TCGCCCGACGGAGCGACGATTTATTTCTCCGCGAGCGACGAGGGCTCGACCCATCTATTCGCCGTTTCCTCGAAAGGCGGAGCCCCGCGCCGGGTCACATCGGGCGGGCTCGCGCTCCTCGCGGTGCAGGGCTGCGCTGGAACGAAGGATCTCGCGGTGGTCCGGTGCGATCACACCGACGCCGGAACGGTCGCGCGACTCGACCCGACGACCGGGGCCATGACGCCGCTGGCTCGCCCGACGGCCAAGCTTTTCGACACCCTCGCGGTGGGGACGCCCGAAGAGCTCTGGGTCGACATGCCCGAAGGGCACAGGGTCCAGTGCTGGATGCTCAAACCGCCGAAGTCCGGCGCGCCAAAGGGCGCTCCGAAGGGAAAGCACCCTATGGTGCTCGAGATCCACGGGGGACCGAGGATCCAGTACGGCGCCTGCTTCTTTCATGAGTTCCAGGTTCTCGCGAGCGCGGGGTTCTACGTCCTCTTCTCGAACCCACGGGGCGCCCAAGGGTACGGCGAGGCCTTCACGCGGGCGATCGTGCAGGATTGGGGCGGCCCCGATTACGAGGACCTGATGCGCGTCGTGGACGAAGCGCTCCGCCGCTACCCCGAGATCGATCCCGAACGCCTCGGGGTCACGGGAGGCTCCTACGGTGGATACATGACGAACTGGATCGTGGGGCACACCGATCGCTTCAAGGCGGCGGCGACCCAGCGGAGCGTCGTCGACCTGAAAACGCTCCTTCTCGCCGGCGATTTCAGCGACGACGCCGTGCCCGAGTTCGGGGATCAGCCTTGGAGGGATTCCGCCGACTATCGCAGGATGTCCCCCATCACCTACGTGGAAAACATCAAGACGCCCCTTCTGATCCTGCACAGCCTGGAGGACCACCGCTGCCCCGTGGAGGAAGCGGAGCAGCTCTACACCTCGCTCAAGCTGCTGCGCCGCGACGTGGAAATGGTGCTCTTCCCCGGCGAAAGCCACGGGTTATCGCGCGGCGGCACGCCCTCACGACGCCTCGCGCGGCTCCATTTCATCCGCGAGTGGTTCGTGCGGCATCTGAAGCCGGAGCCCGCGGACACGGCTGCAAGGGCGCCCGTGGCGGCGGAGCCGGCGATGGCGAAAGCAAAGTGAGTGGAGCTTA
It contains:
- a CDS encoding S9 family peptidase, which codes for MPERSPVTPETLLDLQFIDGVALSPDGSRVVYQVRSIDSEKDAYESHLWLVPMRGGEPRRLTFGEHKNGGPAWSPDGKSIAFVSDRRDKKAQIYRLSLEGGEAERLTDLDGVVGGLSWSPDASKLAFTYRANDPPETGHLPGSIAAKNAAQAQADKKDPKPPTFRHLTRLHYKEDGQGFLPKSRFHVHVFEIATGELRALTRGEWDHGTPAWSPDGKWLVVPANRLPDADYHATTMDLWLLPSSGGEPRNLTPEPGMALAPAWSPDGSQIAYLGNDDETDAWGVKNVHVWIVSPAGGPARDLTPDFDRSGLDLMGTDLRDFHEPGQPVWSPDGATIYFSASDEGSTHLFAVSSKGGAPRRVTSGGLALLAVQGCAGTKDLAVVRCDHTDAGTVARLDPTTGAMTPLARPTAKLFDTLAVGTPEELWVDMPEGHRVQCWMLKPPKSGAPKGAPKGKHPMVLEIHGGPRIQYGACFFHEFQVLASAGFYVLFSNPRGAQGYGEAFTRAIVQDWGGPDYEDLMRVVDEALRRYPEIDPERLGVTGGSYGGYMTNWIVGHTDRFKAAATQRSVVDLKTLLLAGDFSDDAVPEFGDQPWRDSADYRRMSPITYVENIKTPLLILHSLEDHRCPVEEAEQLYTSLKLLRRDVEMVLFPGESHGLSRGGTPSRRLARLHFIREWFVRHLKPEPADTAARAPVAAEPAMAKAK